The nucleotide sequence GGGTGTTTTTGGGATTATTAGTGGCTTACGGTCTTCTTTACGCTCTGCTAATGGTCTTTGAAAATATTCTTGCCATACCCGGAATTATTTTCATGGGGTCAATAGCAGCACCATTTTCGGTATTGGTTTTCTTTTTTGAAATTAATGCACCACGTAATATAAGCATCTTCCAGACAGTATCTATTTTTTTGATTGGCGGTTGTTTATCACTGATTATAACAATGTGTTTATACATGTATGTAGATACTGGCTCAATGAGCATCGTTTCAGCGATACTTATAGGTGTTATCGAGGAAATTGGAAAGATAGTTACGACTGCAATTTTCATAAAACGTTTAAATAGATGCAAATATATATTTAATGGGATGCTAATTGGTGCTGCAGTTGGTGCTGGATTTGCAGCATTTGAATCTGCTGGGTATGCTTTTGAGGTTCTGTTAGGGGCTCAGCTTTTTAAGGAAATGACAGATGTTATATTGCTTAGAGGAATTCTTTCTCCAGGTGGACATGTGGCATGGGCTGCTATTGAGGGAGCTGCAATAATTATCAGTCTAAATGGAGCAGAATTTAGTTGGAATGCTTTATTCGATAAGCACTTTTTGTCGCTGTCGATTATTTGTGTTGTTCTTCATGCAATTTGGGATATGCCCATTTTTATTGGAGGGATATTAGTTTATGGAAAGTTGGCTGCGCTAGTTGTGGTAGCGTGGATTACACTTATTGTTCTTATCAATAGAGGGCTTAAGCAAATTAATAAAGGTATTGCTGAGGCATAAGTACATTTTTTAGCATGTTGGTTTGGGAAATGAACCAATAATTCATCGATGTGAATGGAGAACTGTTATGAAATGTCCAAAGTGTAACAAGGAATTACCTGATGGGGTAAAGTTTTGCGCACGTTGCGGAGCGGCGTTAGATGCAGAACAGATAGAAAAAGAAGCTGTAAATTCTGTCGGTAGTGCTAGTAAAAAATCAGAAACTCCAGTTGAGAAAAAGAAGGATTCAAAGAAGAAAAAGGGCAAGCCTATTTTTTTGATTGTCATTGTAGTATTGATCTGTGCTTACTTTGGAGCAAAGTTTTATATAAAAAAGGCATCAGATGACTATTACACTGATCTTGGAAATATTTATCGTATGCTTACAGATACTAATTCGAGCAACGATCAAGATGCGGAGAATCGATATAAAGAGCTTGGAGAACCAAAGAAGTATTATTCAGCAGAGGTAAAGGACTTTTATGGCTCGATATTAGAAATTTTGACAGAGAGTTATAACACAAAAACATATCTGCATGAGGATATTCTTGAGGGTGTATATAAGATATTTGATGGCCCTACAAACCCGAAACAAGCTGATATTATTGAGAGAATTAGTAAAATTGAAGGTATAACAGGAGTGGAGGCTGTTACAAAGGAGAATGATTCTAACGGCAAGCTAAACGTGCCCGGAGGTTATACCGCTGATATTTTCTTCGCGCATGAAGATGCTAAAAAGGCATATGATGATAAAAAAGATAAAACTGTTGCCGAAGTTGGAACTGTAGGCGGTGGAAGCATAGAAATCTATAAGACATTCAATGATGCTGTAAGAAGGTGCAATTATTTGGATCTCATTAGAATGAGTACAGAGGGACAGAAGGAAGCAATCGTTGGAACTTGTGTTGTCAGGATATCTAATCATATATCCGATTCTGAGCAAGATAAGATTATAGAAGAGATAGCAGTTGTTTTGTCAGGGCTGAATAAGACGGAAGACGATAAGAAAGCATCAAAAAAAGATGAAAATGCAAACAATGAAAAGACGGCTGATACAAAGGCTGATGAGGAATCAAGTGATAAGACTTCGGATGATACTGAGCCAGTAATAGATGATGACCAGTATTTTACACAGGGATGTAGGTTGGTGGAACAGGGCGGAATTTACTATATTTATCCGATATATGCAGGTGAAAATATAACCAGAATAGAGACCTTCCAATATAAAAGCTTTCCCAATGGCAAGGGAATAAAGATAGCAACTAATGCAAAGGTTGGTATAGCAACTAGCGTTGATTTTGTCGAAACTATTTATGGAACGGAGTATCCTCAATTTCAATACGAGTATAAAAAATTCTATGATGTTGTGGATGAATTGCTCAAATCTGGGCACTGGCAAACTATTGATATGGGATATGGCCCGGATACACTTGCCTTCGAAGTAGATGATATGGTGATTATGAATTACCTGTTACTAAATTTTGATTCTGAAGGAGATATTGTTCAGCTGATGGATTTTTATACTGAGTAGAAAAATAGAGAGATGGCAGTTCAAAGCAAAGAGGATTATTCCAAACGGAATAGTCCTTTTTTCTTTGCCCTGCGCAGGACAATAATAAAACATTTTTCACAAGGAGGGTCGTGTATGATCAACAATGAAGTAACTGTAAACAAGGGCATAGAGAATGCCGAGAAACAGCTCCAGCAGGCGAAGAATCGTCTTACGCAGGAGAAGAAAAAAGCGAACGAGGCTCGAAGAAGAATCGAGAACCGACACAAGTATATGATGGGAGGAGTGGTTCACAAATACTTCCCTGAGTGCTACAGCTTTGAAGAGGATGAAATGAACGAGATTCTTAAGGCAGCTCTGGCTACACAGGAGTGCAAGAAAGTGATAAGTGATATCAAGTTCAGAGCCGCACATCCACAGAGCAAAATTGCAGAAGGGGAGGTGACTGGCTGATGAGGAACCGTACCGCCGTAATCCACATTTCTTTTTCACCCAATTTATTGGGTGCGCACAGATATACCATCTTCGATGGTACGTGCGCCCTTCCGGGGGACTCCTGCGGAGGGCATTGTCCATGCCTTGCATGTCCAAAAGGGGAAGCTACACTTCCCCTTCGGCGCAGAAAGAAGCGCCTACCCTATTGTCCGCTCACAGTCCATGATAACGACGAGCTTCGCCGTTATCGTGCCCTGAGAGCTTTGCGTGTGGCAGAAAGGAGGTTAGCTGATGCCAAAGTTCTTGAGCACACGCATATCCGTCGTCAGCCGAGGAGGTGGAAGTAAAGGCGGGGGAGGTGGATCCGCTGTAGATGCTTCGGGTTATATGGATCGTGAGGAACGTGAAAGCGAATATGACGGTCACAAATATCACCCTGATGCAAAAGAGGATTTAGTCCACAAGGAGGTAGATCTGCCAGACAATGCCCCAAGGGAATATCAGGATCCCAATGTGCTCTGGAATGCTGTTGAGATGGTTGAGAAAAATAAGAACGCTCAGCTCTGCAGGATGATGAAAGCATCCCTGCCAAATAACTGGTCATATGAGGTTGCCAAAGAAACTGTCAGGCAGTACGTCATGGATAATTTTGTTTCCAAGGGTATGTGCTGTGAGTGGGCAATCCATGACTCGGTCAATAAGCATGGGCAGAGGAATCTCCATTTTCACTGTCTGATGACTCTTCGAGCCATGGATGAAAATGGCAAATGGCTTCCAAAGCAGCGTAAGATTTATATTCTTGATGAGAACGGGAACAAGATCCGCAGGGGGAAGAATTATCTATGCAAGACAGAACAGGTAACCGATTGGAATGACAAGAGCAAAGCCAAGGAATGGCGAAAGAACTTAAGCGACCTTATCAATAAGACAAACGATGCTCTCAAGATAAATGAAACTTGGGAGCATCGGTCTTTTAAGAAGCTGGGGATAGATGCACTTCCGACCATTCACCTAGGCAGCGAGGCTAATGCTTTGGAGAACAAAGGTATTCACACGGAGCGTGGCGATTACAACCGTAAGGTCATGGAGATGAGAGGACTTGCCAAGTTCATTGATTACACTTCTGTCATGATAGAGAATTACAAGAAAGCTGCCGTTACGAAAGTTGCAGAGGTTAAGAATGAAATTGTTGAGCTTATCGATAGAGTTGTTAAGCGACACAATTTCCTGAAACTGCCACTTGTGAGCGGAGTCTTTCTTGCCAAGGTTTCCAACAGACAGATGTTGCAGGATCCGAACAATATGATTAGCTTTTTGGAGAAAAATGACATCAAGAGTTTTGATGAACTGCACAGCTTCAGCTCTGGGCATCTTGCAGAATATAACAAGCTGGCGGCTGAGTTCTCAGGATATGGCAGCCAGATCAAGACACTTATGGCTAAGATTGATGCGTATGACCGTTTCAAACCTTTTCTTGATGTTTTCAGAAAGAGCGAGAGCTTGAAGGGACTTGCCAAGTGGAAGTACGACAAGGAAAACAGGGTAATGCTTGAAGCATATCCTGAACAGCTTAAGGCATTCCGAAAGGTTGTTCCCAAAGGCGAGAAGATAGATCCCAAAAAGTGGAACGATGAAATGGCAGCTCTTTTTGACAAGAGAGAGGACATGGAAGGTCTGCTTCAGAAAGAAGTAGGGGATCTTGCCTGCGTTGAAGTTATTGACTTTAACAAGAAAAATGAGGAACGTGAACACAGTAATGATGTTCATGCCAAGGAGAAATCCAAGGAACGAGAACGGACACCGTCAAGAAAAAGCCATCAGGCTGAAAGGTAATCTGGAGGACTTGAGGTCGCAAATTGCGACCTCAAAATCCACCTATAAAGTTTGCATTAAATCGCCTCTTTGCTAATTGTAAGGCTTGTGGTAGAGTGATATTATTAACTTGAAGGAGTATGTATGGGGAAGAAAGACAAAGAGACAGAAATCTCAAGAACTGAGCTTAGTGCTCAGATAAATGCCGAACTTGAAAAGGCGATAGATGATTTAACTCTATTTGACGATGATCTGATGAGCAAGGTCTTCGATGGAAACATTGAAGCTGCTGAACTTCTTTTGAAGATAGTCCTTGAAAGAGATGACATCAAAGTTAAACGTGTAAAGGGACAGGTGGAGCTTAAAAGCGCATATCCTGGTGGCAGAAACATCAGACTTGATATTGTTGCAGTTGATGAGAAAGGTGTTCAGTTTGATGTTGAGGTTCAGAGGAATACCAAAGGCTCACATATAAAGAGAGCAAGATATCATCAGAGCATGATCGACTCAAGACTTTTAAAGAAAAAGCAGGAGTTCAAATCCATCAAAGATACTTATGTTATCTTCATTTGCCAGCATGATAAGTTTAAGGCAAATAAGCCGATATATCATGTAGACAAGACTGTTAGAGAAACAGGGGAGGCATTCGATGATGGTGCCCATATTATTTACGTGAACGGTAAATATCGTGGGAAGGACGATTTTGGTAAACTGGCACATGACTTTAATTGCAAGAAAGCTGATAATATTTATTTTAAGCCTCTTGCTGATGGAGTTAGGCATTTCAAAGAAACAGAGGAAGGACGTGATGCTATGTGTGAATCATTTACAAAGTTAGCTGATAAGGTTGCAGATGAAAGAGCCGAGCAGACAACAATAAACAATATTAAGCTTATGATGAAGAATATGAAGTGCAGTCTTGAAGATGCACTGAATGCTCTTGAGATTAAGGGCAAAGAACGCGCAATCATAGCAAAGCAGCTTCAGAAGTAACAAGTTAATATCGAAATATGCACATGAAGCAGTAGATCAGATAAATGGTCTGCTGCTTTTTTATGTGCCGATATAACGATAAACCGATAACAATAATAGATTCTATTGTATTTGTTTCAAAGGAGGTATTCCCATGTGTAAGACGAGTTTTAAAGTGGTTGTTTTTTATGATGGCACGAGGAGTGCCAAGGAAGTGCTTAATGATGCAATTGCGTCAAAAGTCAGAAGAAAAATCGATAATGATATAGAGATTCCAGAGGGAAAGGAATATAATCAGGGTAGTACTCAGGAAAAATATCCGAGCCTATCTGGATTATGCGGGTAATTGAGTATGAGAATGTCAAATGAACAGATGGAGGAACTCCTTGCTCCCACGTATAGAGTCGGAGTGTATTGCAGGCTATCCAAAGAGGATGATGATATCCGTGAAGGAGAGAGCCAAAGCATTTCACACCAGCGTGAGATCATAGAGGGGTTCTGCAAAAAGAAAGGATGGAGAGTAGAGGACGTTTATGTTGATGATGGGTACTCTGGAACAACTTCCAACAGACCATCATTGCAGAGGCTGATGAATGACATTGAGGAAAAGAGAATAAATGTCGTAGTCACCAAGGACTACAGCCGTTTAGGAAGAGACAATCTTTTCACAGAGCAGCTCCGTGAGATATGGTTTCCAAAGCATAATTGCAGATATGTGGCGATCAATGACAACATCGATACCATGTATGAGGATGAATATGCTCCCTTTAAGGCAGTAATCAACTCACAGTATTCCAAGGACATTTCCAAGAAGGTACACTCATCATATCTTAATCAGGCTGAAAAGGGCAGATATACAGGAGTTGTGCCACCCTTTGGATATCTTAAAGATCCAGAGGACACCTATCATCTTGTGGTTGATGAAGAGACAGCGCCTTATGTCAGGCAGATATTTGATTGGGCGCTTGATGGTCATGGGACAGCTTTTATCAAAAGGCATCTTGAAGAGAACAGAGTGCCTTGTCCTACGTGGTGGAACAGAAAGCGTGGTTTCCGCAATCATTTCACAAAATGGGAGATTCAGGATCCTGAGAATGGCAAATATGTCTGGGATGACTCGGTAATTGCCGATATGCTTATAAATCCTGTTTACTATGGTGCAGTAGCATCACAGAAAAAGAATTATAAGTTCAAAGTTGGGGTAATTAACGAGAAAAAACCAGAGGAATGGATTGTTGTAGAGAACACCCACGAGCCTTTAGTTGATCAGGATTCTTTTGACATCATCCAGCAGAAGATCGAGTCAAGAAAGTGTAGCCGTGGTGATGGGACGTATTCCCTGTTTGCAGGACTTATCAAGTGTGGAGAGTGCGGAAAAGCTCTTACGATACGCAAGACCAATGCCAAAAATCCACAAGATATTTACGCTTGTGTGACCTACAATAGGCATGGCAAGCACCATTGCACACAGCACCGTGTAGAGTTTGATATGCTCTACGATATCGTGTTTGATGAGATCAAAAGACTTGCCAAGCAGACTGTTGATGCTGAGGAAGTGGCGAGAAGCCTTGCTGATGCTTATGAGCAGGAGCGTGAGAACCAAAAAGAGCTTCTGGAGCGAAACATTGCAAAGGCAAAAAGTCGTATTGAGACTTTGGACCGCATGACATCCAAGCTCTATGAGGATCTTCTTTCAGGGAGAATCACAGAGAATATCTTTGAATCAATGATCGAGAAAACCAAGACAGAAGCTGATGATCTCGAAAAGCAGATTGCAGAAGATGAAAAACGTCTTTCTAAGAATGACAGCGAAAGCGGTAATGCCAGGAAATGGATAGACCTTATCAAGGACTATGCGGATATTACAGAGCTTGATGCTGATACTCTCAATCGTCTTATCAACAAAATCATTGTTCACGAAGAAATAACAGAGGACGGAGACAGGAACATCTCAATGGAGATACACTATAACTTTCGTCCTACAGATGAATCCAAGACTTATAATCTATCAGACATGGCTACAGCCAATTCTGTGGCAAAGGCTATGTGATCATGAATTCTATATGACTTCTACGTAGGGAGTAGCTATTATTCTACCTACTTCCTACACCTTAAAAATATCCATCAAATTAGGTATAACACATGTTATACTTGAAGGATATAATAGTCCTATGATTTTTTGTTATAATCGCAAAAAGTCGTAGGACTTTTTGCGCTATACTTGCAAAAGTCATAGAACTTTTTGTATAATTATGTCAAAGAGGATAGGAGTTGTAAAAAATATGTATAGAGAGATAATAAACGATTTAAAAAAATGGAAAGATAAGCCTCGCAGAAAACCTTTAATTCTTACAGGTGTGCGTCAGTGCGGAAAAACCTATATTGTAGATGAGTTTGCTCGAAGCGATTTTGAAAGCTATGTATATGTAAACTTTGAATCAGAGGAAACACTTTCAGCTATTTTTGATTATGATTTTGATGTTAATAGAATCATAAAAGAGTTAGAAAGACATTTTTCTGCAAAAATCACTCCTGGTAAAACTCTATTATTCTTTGATGAAATTCAGGAATGTACTAGAGCAATTACTTCTCTTAAATACTTTTGTGAAAACATGAGAGACTTGCATATAGTATGCGCTGGTTCATTACTCGGTGTTGCCTTGAAGAAAAAACAGATTTCTTTCCCAGTGGGAAAAGTAAATCGTCTTCAACTATATCCAATGAGTTTTAAAGAGTTTATTATCGCAAATGCTAGAGAAGATTTAATTGAAGTATTTAAGGATTGGCCAACAGACCGTGAGATTCCTAAATTATACTCAACTCCTATGGAAGAACTTTTAAAGGCTTATTATATAGTAGGTGGAATGCCTGAAGTTGTAAAAACATGGGTTGAAACTCAGGATTATGATGAAGTCACAGAAGTACAAAATGAAATCTTAGACGATTATGCAGATGATTTTTCGAAGCATGCACCACTAACAGAAGTACCTAAAATAAGATGGATCTGGGATTCTGTGCCAGTACAACTTGCAAAAGAGAATAATAAATTTGTTTTCTCCCATGTTAAAGAAGGAAAACGTTCATCAGAATTAGAAGATGCATTGCAGTGGCTTGTAGATGCAGGCCTTCTTATAAAAACCGAGTTAGTAGAAAAACCCGAATTACCTTTAGATGGGGTGGCAGACAAGACCTATTTTAAGGTTTATTTGTCTGATATTGGACTTTTACGAGCAAAGTCAAAGATTTCTGTAAATACGATTTTAGCAGAATCTGACCTTTATGTTAGATATAAAGGAGCCTTCGCAGAGAACTATGTTTTAAATGAATTAAAAACGCTAGAAAAGCAACCATTCTTCTGGCGTTCTGGCAACACTGCTGAAGTTGATTTCATTTACGAAGAAGAAGGAGAACTTATTCCTGTTGAAGTAAAAGCTGCCGATAATACTCAAGCCAAAAGCTATAAACAGTTTTGTAAGAAATATAGCCCAAAGAAAGGGCTGAAGCTTTCTCGAAAAAATATTGCTGAAAATCTTTGCGAAAGTACAACAACCTACAATATTCCACTATATTTAGAATGGAATATCGATGAATATGTATAATAACACTTTGGACCAGTATCATGATAGTACTGGTCTATCATCCCCAGGGTAGAGAATTCCATAAAAATATGCTAATATATTAAAGGCTATGCATACAAATAGCTTATAAGCTTTAGAAGGAGATATATAAAATGAAACTAGGAATTGTTATATGAAGTCCTATTTCATGTATCTCCATAAAGAACCATAAAACTCTATGAAACCGCATATTTACTGGGTTCGTGGTAATTTGTTCTCACATGTAACTTGTTATAAATTATTATAATTTATAGAAAAATGGTACTCGGTATGGTACTCGATATTCGGAAGACCAAGAAAAAATATCAATATTATTTCATTTGTAACAAGCTATATTGAGACCCAGATTAGCAGATAGATTACACAGCATCGGATAGTCAAATGTCCGGTGCTGTTTTTTAATGCCAAGCTTCTATTAGCCAAAAACGAAAAAAAATTGAAAATGGCTAATAGACATGATAGAATAATCTCATCAAACAGAATGAGAGAAATGGATACTATGAGGCTCATCCCAAGAAATTCCTATATGGAGAAAATAATCAATGTAATAGGAACTCCGGATATAAAAGTCATTACCGGTGTAAGACGATGCGGAAAGTCAAAACTTTTGGAATCATTTAAAAAATATATAGATGAAAATATACAAGATGCAAATATAATCCATATCAATTTTAACCTGCCGGAGTTTGAAGAACTGCTCACTTTTCGAGCGCTGTATGAACATATAAACTCTTTGTATAAAGAGAATATGCAGAACTTTGTTTTGATAGATGAAGTTCAAATGTGTGAGGATTTTGAAAAGACCATCAATGGACTGCATGCATCCGAAAAGTATGATATATATATAACCGGTTCAAATGCTTTTTTGCTTAGTTCAGATCTTGCCACACTTTTTACCGGACGAACATTTGAAATAAAAGTTTTTCCATTTTCATTCAAGGAATATGTCAGGTATTTTGATTTGAGCGACAGATATGAGGCCTTATCATCATATATTAAAGAAGGTGGAATGGCAGGCTCTTATCTATATAAAGATCCGGAAGCAAAGTATGATTACATTGCAGATGTATTTGACACTCTGATTGTAAGGGATATCAGACAGAAATATAAAATAAGAAATACTCAGTTGATGGACAGAATTGTAGATTTTCTTATGGATAACATTTCAAATCTTTCATCGGCCAGGAATATTACAAATGTCCTTGGCAGCATGAATGAGAAAATCCACCATACAACGGTTGGTTCGTACATACAATACCTATGCAATGCATTTGCATTTTATAAAATCCGTAGATACGATATCAAAGGGAAAAAATATTTATCAAGTAATGATAAGTATTATCTCAGTGATCATACATTTCGGTACGCCAAGCTCGGCACAAGAAATATGGATTATGGAAGAATCCTTGAGAATATTGTGGCTATAGAACTTCTTCGCAGAGGGTATGAGGTTTATGTCGGGGTATTATATAAAAAAGAGATAGATTTTGTGGCGATAAAACGTAGCGAAAAAATCTATATTCAAGTATCCGATAACATAAGCGATGATAAGACTTTTGAGAGAGAAGTTTCACCACTTTTGCAGATAAAAGATGCATATCCTAAAATGCTTATCGCACGTACAAGAAATGATGAATACCAATACGAAGGTATAAAAATTGTCGATTTAGCTGGTTGGCTGTTAGAGGCATGAATTAGCCAAAAGCAGAAAAATATTAAAAATGGCTAATAGATATAAGGTCCCGAATTTAAATGTAAAATATTTCTTATGCTTACCAAAATGCATCAGGGTGCTACTTTTGATGAAGTCATCGCCGATATCTCTGACGGAATGTACAGTGATACAGATGATACAGTTCCGGCAGGCTCTGTGCTTTTTGACGATTTTGATTCTGTGGAGAAAACACCGCTGACAAAGGGTTTGATAGCTGATTGCGAAGTCTACAGGATAGTCGATCAGAACACTTTCGTTGCTTCAACGGTCAAAAATGAAGACATGAGGGACGGAGGAACTTCATACACCAGAAGGGACGGAATTGAATCTGTTTTGAAGGAGTTTACTAAGAAACGGTAGAATGGAGGAAGTAGGGATATGATTTTTCATCAGTCTATGGTTAAAATTATTGCAGGGATACTGGCAATTATAGGTCTGTGCGTTGGTGTGAATGTCACCTTTTTTCAGACACGGGGTTTTGCGGAAACAACAGCCGTGATTACAGACCTTACAGAGGAAGGGAGCGGCGATGATACAACCTATCGGCCCACTGTGGAGTATGAGGTTGACGGCGAAACTTATATCGTTAAGCTTGATAATTCCGTTAAAGCCGATAGTGTAGGCAATACGATCACTGTTTTATACGATCCGTCAAACCCGGAGCTTGCCTATGGCAAAAACGGGATGGGCATTTATCTGCTGATCGTCTGCCCGCTTATTCTGGCATTTGTTTTAATCTCTATTTTTAAGGGAAGAAGGGAAAGGCAGGAGAACAAGGATCGTCAGGAATTAAGTGGATATACAGGTTATGCTCCGCATGTTGCGGGAGGGGAAAGAGAACTCTATTTCCTTACCGATCTTGGCACCCCCAAGGCGGGTCACCGAATTGAAGATGAAAACAGAAGAGTGCTTTATGAGGCAAAAATGACAAAATTCGGTGTGGCTGTTGACTATAAATTTGAGTTCATAGACCATGAACATGGAAAGACTGTTCCACATCTCGTAGGACAGGTGCTTGAGAGCACTTGGGGTACTCTTCTTGCCGATGTTCATGATACATTTGAATTTGACGGCGTGGATATATGGAAGCATTTGAAGCAAAACGGCATAAGTGTCGAGTCATCTGTCACAGCGGGTGAGGGTGCGCTTGCAGGAATGGAATATCGCATTTTGCGGGACGGAGAAGAAATTGCACGCGCTGTGCAGACAAGTCAGTTCCCCCATGAGGAAGATACAGAAGCACATAAAGTGGAAGGCAAGATACCTATTCGGGGATTTTATCGTATTTGGACGACAGAGGTATATCTTGACCTGCTGTTTGTTACTCTTATGGCCTTCGCCAGAAGCGGAGCCGGTGATGACAAGGGCGGCACCTACGGAGCTATACTTGGAACACTTGATAAAATGAAAAATCATGAAGGAAATATATGATAAGAGGAGAATATGGATAAGATGAACAAATTTGTTAATTTTATGAGGGATTATGTCTTTGCAAGGTCTGTTATTCCCATCGGAATTATAGTGATCGCAATCGGTATCTATGCAAGTACTATTTATGGTGACAGGAAGGACTATCCAAGGTGTGAGGCAACAGTTACAGATTCCGAACTTTTAAGTGGAAGTTATGATTCGGAGGATAATACTGATAGCAGAGTATATAGGAATTATATCAAGTACACCGTTGACGGACAGGAATATGAAGGGTCAATTGACAGCGGAGATAATATTGAAGATAGGTTCCACGGTTACGGTTGACTATAATCCCGATGATCCGACGGATGTGGGGGCATGGACCGGTCTGTGGCTTCCCATACTGCTGATATCACTTGGCGCGGCGGCAGTTATAGCTGGATGCGTCAGTATCGTTATTGTCAAAAGGAACGGTTTTTTTTGACATGTGAAAAATACGGATCTCCTGATGTATTAGGGATAGGAGATGAGATTTGGAAAAGTAATGAAAGACGGCAAAACATATACTTGGTCATGCAGGATGTGAACCACCAGCTTTTCACCGACAGCGTTCTTGAGGAGGTGATGATATCTCAGGAGAGGGAAGATAAAGATACGGCGCTAAAGATATTAGAGTCTCTTGACCTGTTGGAATATGCACAGAGACATCCGCTTTCTTTATCCGGTGGACAAAAACAGAGAGTGTCTATCGCATAGTTGAGATGCATGCGCTTAGTGCCTAAGTGATTTGTTTTCCATACAGTATGTCAACAATGTGGTATAAAACTTGATGCGAAATTCATCTCCGTGGTACTCGATGTGGTACTCGGTCAAAACCATGAATCGCGGAAAGCCCGTAAAATAAAGAAAACTCAAGGGAGATTATATTATTATGAAACTAGGAATCGTTATTTGAAGGCCTTTTTCATATATCTCCATATAAAACATTAAATCTATTCAAAACCGCATAAATACTTCATTTGCGGAAATTCCAACTCTGATATAACTTGATAAAGATTCATATATTTTATAAAAAAATGGCACTCGTGTGGCACTTGGTGGCACTCGATATGGCACTCGATGGCACTCGTTTTTGGGTAGTCCTATGAGGGAATACTTCATGCCATTTTTGGTAACTTTCTAGTTTAAAAGTCCCAAATTAGCATTTAACAAATCAATTTTGTAAAAATGGTATTTGTACCTGACTGGAAATATAACGAATCCATGCTGTTGCTTGGTTTAAATTACGTACGATAGTAGCAATAAACATGGTAAAAACGTACATAAACTTAACTTGACAAGACAACTCTATGATGATAAGTTAAAAATATGTATAGAAATGCTATGTAATAGAGTAAAATCAGACAAATAATTAACATCATGGAGCGAGTATATGAACTTATATTATGAACTGT is from Lachnospiraceae bacterium C1.1 and encodes:
- a CDS encoding PrsW family intramembrane metalloprotease encodes the protein MSQYCSKCGTQLDDDAVFCTSCGHQVGAPVVVVKEAASEKVSMINKFANKVDAMAGGEGNAELRFKDLFSEVFTKHGSEEAEELFICGTSKTTPEETSISDEWPKPWLFSRVFLGLLVAYGLLYALLMVFENILAIPGIIFMGSIAAPFSVLVFFFEINAPRNISIFQTVSIFLIGGCLSLIITMCLYMYVDTGSMSIVSAILIGVIEEIGKIVTTAIFIKRLNRCKYIFNGMLIGAAVGAGFAAFESAGYAFEVLLGAQLFKEMTDVILLRGILSPGGHVAWAAIEGAAIIISLNGAEFSWNALFDKHFLSLSIICVVLHAIWDMPIFIGGILVYGKLAALVVVAWITLIVLINRGLKQINKGIAEA
- a CDS encoding zinc ribbon domain-containing protein, whose amino-acid sequence is MKCPKCNKELPDGVKFCARCGAALDAEQIEKEAVNSVGSASKKSETPVEKKKDSKKKKGKPIFLIVIVVLICAYFGAKFYIKKASDDYYTDLGNIYRMLTDTNSSNDQDAENRYKELGEPKKYYSAEVKDFYGSILEILTESYNTKTYLHEDILEGVYKIFDGPTNPKQADIIERISKIEGITGVEAVTKENDSNGKLNVPGGYTADIFFAHEDAKKAYDDKKDKTVAEVGTVGGGSIEIYKTFNDAVRRCNYLDLIRMSTEGQKEAIVGTCVVRISNHISDSEQDKIIEEIAVVLSGLNKTEDDKKASKKDENANNEKTADTKADEESSDKTSDDTEPVIDDDQYFTQGCRLVEQGGIYYIYPIYAGENITRIETFQYKSFPNGKGIKIATNAKVGIATSVDFVETIYGTEYPQFQYEYKKFYDVVDELLKSGHWQTIDMGYGPDTLAFEVDDMVIMNYLLLNFDSEGDIVQLMDFYTE
- a CDS encoding MobA/MobL family protein; translation: MPKFLSTRISVVSRGGGSKGGGGGSAVDASGYMDREERESEYDGHKYHPDAKEDLVHKEVDLPDNAPREYQDPNVLWNAVEMVEKNKNAQLCRMMKASLPNNWSYEVAKETVRQYVMDNFVSKGMCCEWAIHDSVNKHGQRNLHFHCLMTLRAMDENGKWLPKQRKIYILDENGNKIRRGKNYLCKTEQVTDWNDKSKAKEWRKNLSDLINKTNDALKINETWEHRSFKKLGIDALPTIHLGSEANALENKGIHTERGDYNRKVMEMRGLAKFIDYTSVMIENYKKAAVTKVAEVKNEIVELIDRVVKRHNFLKLPLVSGVFLAKVSNRQMLQDPNNMISFLEKNDIKSFDELHSFSSGHLAEYNKLAAEFSGYGSQIKTLMAKIDAYDRFKPFLDVFRKSESLKGLAKWKYDKENRVMLEAYPEQLKAFRKVVPKGEKIDPKKWNDEMAALFDKREDMEGLLQKEVGDLACVEVIDFNKKNEEREHSNDVHAKEKSKERERTPSRKSHQAER
- a CDS encoding PD-(D/E)XK nuclease family transposase; the protein is MGKKDKETEISRTELSAQINAELEKAIDDLTLFDDDLMSKVFDGNIEAAELLLKIVLERDDIKVKRVKGQVELKSAYPGGRNIRLDIVAVDEKGVQFDVEVQRNTKGSHIKRARYHQSMIDSRLLKKKQEFKSIKDTYVIFICQHDKFKANKPIYHVDKTVRETGEAFDDGAHIIYVNGKYRGKDDFGKLAHDFNCKKADNIYFKPLADGVRHFKETEEGRDAMCESFTKLADKVADERAEQTTINNIKLMMKNMKCSLEDALNALEIKGKERAIIAKQLQK
- a CDS encoding recombinase family protein → MSNEQMEELLAPTYRVGVYCRLSKEDDDIREGESQSISHQREIIEGFCKKKGWRVEDVYVDDGYSGTTSNRPSLQRLMNDIEEKRINVVVTKDYSRLGRDNLFTEQLREIWFPKHNCRYVAINDNIDTMYEDEYAPFKAVINSQYSKDISKKVHSSYLNQAEKGRYTGVVPPFGYLKDPEDTYHLVVDEETAPYVRQIFDWALDGHGTAFIKRHLEENRVPCPTWWNRKRGFRNHFTKWEIQDPENGKYVWDDSVIADMLINPVYYGAVASQKKNYKFKVGVINEKKPEEWIVVENTHEPLVDQDSFDIIQQKIESRKCSRGDGTYSLFAGLIKCGECGKALTIRKTNAKNPQDIYACVTYNRHGKHHCTQHRVEFDMLYDIVFDEIKRLAKQTVDAEEVARSLADAYEQERENQKELLERNIAKAKSRIETLDRMTSKLYEDLLSGRITENIFESMIEKTKTEADDLEKQIAEDEKRLSKNDSESGNARKWIDLIKDYADITELDADTLNRLINKIIVHEEITEDGDRNISMEIHYNFRPTDESKTYNLSDMATANSVAKAM